A window of Fervidobacterium sp. genomic DNA:
GGCATCTGATGTAATAGAAACAAAGAACGGTTACATTGTTTTGGGCTACACGGCCTCCACAGAAGTTGATGGTCAGAAAGGTAAAGGTGGATGGGATTACCTTGTAACGATGCTTGATAAGTCAGGCAACACGTTGTGGACGAAATTGTACGGAGGAACAGGTAACGATTTAGCTTACAAAGTTATTCAAACTTCAGATGGTAATTATCTTATAGCTGGTACAACAAATTCTGTTAACGGAGATACTGGTGGCAATATAGGTACATGGGATGCGTGGATAATCAAAATTGATCCAAAAGGTAACTTGTTAACTGGCAAAACATTTGGTGGTCTTGACAGGGATAAAGCCATTGATTTAATCGAAGTGGATGATGGATACATTATAGCTGGTGTTACCTATTCACTTGAAGGAGATATTCCATACAACCATGGAAGCTCCGATATCTGGTTGTTTAAAGTAACTAAAGATCTCAAGAAGATAACACTTAACAAAGCATACGGCGGTAGTGATCAAGACGAAATTTCCAAACTACTTAGAACAAGAGACGGAAATCTCCTGCTGATAGGTTATACGACTTCTGTTGATGGTGATGTGCAAAAGAATGCTGGTTATTGGGACTTCTGGATTGTAAAAGTTGACATGCAAGGTAACATAATATGGCAAAAGACATACGGTGGAGTTGAAGAAGATGTTGCTTACAGTGCTGCCGAGTTCTCAGATGGTGGATTTATGATAGTTGGACATACATTATCTAAGTTTGAAGGTCACAAAGGAGGAGTAGATATACTTGTAGTCGATATAGATGAACTTGGAAACCTCAGATGGTATAAGACATACGGTGGCACGCTTGCCGACTATGCATACGACATTCACTTAGAAGAAGATGGAACAGCGGTAATTATTGGCACATCCTTCTCAAAAGACATTGACATTGGTAAAAACATAGGCGGCAGTGACATTTGGATATTCAAAGTGAAATAAATATCGTCATTAATCCAAGGTGGCTCTTAGAAAGAGCCACCTTCTTTTTTTCTTTTCAATGTAAGAAAACCAGCAAAGTACAGATTATTAATATTAATACTTGCCAAATTTTCAAATTTTCTTGTTATATCATCCCAAAATAAACTTTCTTGAAAATTCTCAATCAATTTTAAATTATTCAAGCTTAGCCCAATTTTACTAACTGGTTTCCCTGAGAACAAACCTTTGTACAAATCATCTAAAATTTTCGAAATTAAAACATAATCCTTAGAATAAAACCATAGGCTTTTTGAGGATGAAAAATTACCAAAGCTATCCTTTAAATAGGCAGATAAAGTCTTTACACCAAGTCTGTATCTTAGCAATCTTGAGTATAAACCAAAAAGAAGATATCTACCAATTTCCAAAATTTCCTCTAAATTGTCTAATTTCTCATCTAATGTAAGATAGTGTCCAATACTCCTTGGAATATTAATTTTGAAAAATTCAGGTTCTGTGTAATCTTTTAGAATACAAATTCTTAGTTTGTCAAAAAGATAATGAATCTCTTTGCGATTTAAAAAATCTTTTAAAGTGCAAACATTGTATTCATTAAGCAATTTAATACTCTTTTGACCTATTCCGGGTACAAAGTTTATACTTACCAGGTTTGAAAATTTATCAAAATCATCCACTATAAGAAAACCATCCGGCTTTGCAAATTCGCACGCAATCTTTGCGATTATAGGATTTTTAGCGACTCCCACAGTACAGCTAAGCGAAAGCTTTTCTTTTATCTCATCTTTTAGATCCATTAATCTCTTTATTGGCTGGTCCGTATTATCCAAAGCAATATAAAATTCATCTATGCTCGCCTCTTTATAAATTGGAAAGTATTTATCTATAATACTAACGATTTTCAACGTGGTGAATTCGTAATAAGAAAAATCAGCCTTTAGAAATAATATGTTACGGCAAAGATTTTTTGCTTCCTTTAATCCCATTCCAGCTTTTATACCAAAAGCTTTCGCTCTGTAATTTACGCTCGTGACAACAGGATTTTTACCATTTCCCACAACTGCAATAGGGTAATTGTTTAATCTTGGATTCTTAACGCATTCAATGGATGCAAAGTAAGAATCCATATCCAAAAGTGCAATCTGCTTGAACAACTCCTACACCTCCTTGATGTTTTAAGTATTTATAAACAATAATGCATGACCTCTTCATAAAACAAAAATACAGAAAGGCACAAAACAAAAATGATACTATACATTAGTATACCATAATTTTTCTTTGAAAGTCAAAAAACTTTTGAACGATTTCAAGATTTATAAAGTCTAATATAAAATGAATGAGGAAAAAGCAATGAACCGATCTTGCCATAACTCCTTTTCTCCTTGTAAACCTTCGTCCGTGCTTATCGGGAGGGATAACCGATGCGTATAAGTAATAACGTTAGTATGTGGGCGATAAGATATCTTCAAAATTTTCAAACACAACAAGGGTTACAACAACAGAGCATAGCACAAGCTACTATACCATTTAGGCAAGATATATCTTCAAGTGTTATAGGTGAGAGAATACGCTCACAAATTAATGGTTATCGTGAAGCAATGGTGAGCACCTATAATGCGATAGGTGTGATGAATGTTGCTGAAGGAGGTATTCAAAGTATTACAACCAATTTACAAAGGATGCGTGAGCTTGCAGTTCAGGCTTCAAATAGTACACTGAGTGAAAATGAGAGAGCAGCTTTACAACGAGAGTTTTCAGAACTTTCTCAAGGGATCAATAAAGTTGTACAGCAAACAACTTACAACAACAGGCAAGTACTTGGCGGTGATATAAGAAATATGGAGGTCCAACTTGGTCCAAATCAAGGTCAAAAAATGACGGTTACCCTCCCAAGCATGGACATTAGGTCCTTAGGACTCGAGAATGTTAACATAAACAGTACAGAAAACGCACAAAACGCTTTGAAAACATTAGACCAGGTAATTTCCAATGTATCAAATACCAGGAGTTATATAGGTTCAACTGTAAACAGACTTGAGAGTGCAGCAAGAAATTTAAGTGAAACTATGCTGAATCTTACTTCCTCGGTAAGTGTATTAACAGGCACAGATATGGCACGCAGTATTATGGATTGGGTGAGAAACAGACTTCAAATACAAGCAACAGCTGGTGTAATTTCTCAATCGAATGTCAATAGTTTAAACGTTTTGAGGTTGCTTGGATAAGTCAAAAATCAAAAGAAAATCAAAAAGTGCGGTGTTTTTTCACCGCACTTTTTGATTTTTATCATCTGGTGCCGAGGGCGGGACTTGAACCCGCACGGAGCCTAGCTCCTGTTGATTTTGAGTCAACCGCGTCTGCCAATTCCGCCACCTCGGCATTATTTGACAATTGCCTGACAATAAATATTTTAGCATGGAACCTATTTCATTTCAAGTACCTTTTTTTCTCAATTAATTGTTCACAAGTTTCGATAGTTTATGATAAAATTAAAAAATGAAAGTTCTTAGAACAGAACGAACACCGGCGATAAGGAGGGTCAATCGTATGCGAGCACTTTACGCACAATCAGGAGGAGTTACAAGTGTTATTAATGCAAGTGCATATGGAGTTATTGATGAGGCAAGAAAAAATGGTCTTGAGATACTTGTCGGTATTAATGGTGTGACGGGGATACTCAAAGAGAAATTCCTCGACGCAACAGAGTTGGATATTGAGTTTCTTAGGTATACACCCGCGGGAGCGTTTGGTTCTTGTAGAAAGAAGATGAAAAGTGATGCTGATATAGAGAAGTTATTTGAAATACTGAGGAAGAATGATATTAAGTATTTTTTTTACAACGGTGGTAACGATTCAATGGACACAGCATGGCGTGTACAAGTGGAGGCTCAAAAACGAGGTTATGAACTCAAAGTTGTTGGTGTTCCAAAAACGATAGACAACGACCTACCTCACACTGATCATTGTCCGGGATATGGTTCTGCAGCAAAGTATATCGCTATAGCGATGATGGAAGCCTCTCTTGATTTAAGAAGCATGTATGTCGATTCAACCCAGGTTTTTGTTATGGAAATAATGGGTAGACATGCTGGCTGGCTGGCTGCTGCAGCAGGACTTGGATGGATAAATGGCATAGGGGCTGATGTTATTTTGTTGCCAGAAAAGCCATTTAATAAAGATGAATTTCTTGGTGCTGTAGAAAAGGTAATTTCACAAAAGGGCTATTGCTCGATCGCCGTGGCTGAGGGGCTCAAGTATCCAGATGGTTTCTTTGTATCTGATATGGGATACACTGATAGTTTTGGTAACAGACAACTTGGAGGTGTAGGTTTTACAATTGCTGGAATGGTTAGATCAGAGCTCGGGCTAAAGACCCACGTAGCTATCCCTGACTATTTACAAAGAAGTGGTCGACATATAGCAAGTGCTGTTGATTTGCATGAAGCAGAAATGTGTGGAAGAATGGCCGTAAAATATGCGTTGGAAGATAATTATGGTGTAATGGTAACTATGGAACGTGTATCTAATAGTCCATATCAAATAAAGTATGGTTCTGTTCCATTAAACCTTGTAGCAGAACAAACGAGAGAACTCTCAAAAGATTTTTATGATGGCTATATGATAACAGATAAATTTTTCTCTTATGCATTGCCTCTTATCGAAGGTGAAGTTTATCCACCTTTTAAAAATGGATTACCGGAATATAGGATTTTATAATATTTGATTGAAAAGTCATATACAACTTTACAAAAATAATAAACGTTTTGATTTTATCACCATTGCTGGAATTTTTGGTATACCTTTTGTCTTTCCAAAAAAGATAATAACATCTCGCTATTACCATTATCAAGAAGTTTACTAATCATTTTAATTGGCAAGTTAGATAATTTATGAGGTACTTGAACAAATGGGCATAATTTATTGTGCCCATTTTTTCTTTTTTATAGTTTTGGGAAAGCTTCTTCAACTTGAACCGCTCTTTCGCAAAACACATCTTTGACTTCTAGACTACCCCTTTTTTATTTTAAAAAGTATAAAACTCCCAAGAAGAGCTATAAGCCGGATTCTGTCTTAAGCAGGCATCTGTCTATGCGGTCTACCCGGGGGAATATGGGTGGGACCGCCCACCCCCTGCTTGACCTTGCTCCGGATGGGGGTTGCCAAGCCAGTGCATCACTGCACTGCTGGTGAGCTCTTACCTCACCTTTCCACCCTTGCCTTACTCAGTTAAAAACCTTTCAGGCGGTTTCCGTTTCTATGGCCCTGTCCGTAGCTCACGCTACCTGACCGTTGGTCAGCATCCTGCCCACGGAGTCCGGACTTTCCTCGGGAAAACCTCGTACGGTTATCCCGCGCCTGCCCGCTCTTCTTGGGAGTATTTGAAAAACTTTCGGAACTTTTTGCTGCTTTGATATTTTACTACTATTCCGAATATATTTCAATTGTTTATTAACGAGATACTTGAATATAATGAAAGCATATGTTAAAATTGTTCGTATAGCGAATTAATTTCATTTTTGAGAAGAGGGGTTATGGTATGGCAAGGGTAGATGTTCTTAACGAAAGAATTGAATACTCTATATTTCATTTAGCTTGGCCTCTTGTGATTTCAAATGCATTTCAGACATTGTACAATATAGTGGATTCCTATTTTCTTGGGAAGCTTGGATCAGTTCAATTCTCAGCTTCTACAATAACGTGGCCGGTTATCTTTACCTTTATCTCATTGGCGATTGGCTTTTCAAATGCAGGTATTGCCATAGTTGCCCAAAATTATGGAAAACGGGATATTGACGCCGTAAGGAAATCTATAGGACAGTTATACATTGTTACAATTGCTATTGGTGTGTTATCAACTGTATTAGGTATTGCATCTGCGTCTTTTATAGTAAAAACTATAGCAGGTAGCAAGAGTTATTCGGTTATTCCATATGCAAAAGCTTACTACATAGTGGACATGTTGGGCTTACCATTAGTTTTTATTATAAATGCTACAACCTCTACTATGAGGGCAGTTGGAGATTCGCAGTTTGGCATGAGAATTACACTTTATATGAATTTGCTTAACATACTCTTTGATCCAATATTGATCTTTGGAATAGGACCGTTCCCAAAACTTGGAGTTGAGGGAGCTGCTTGGGCAACCAACATTGGAAGATTTGTAGCAGCGCTGATTTCGATTTATCATGTTGTCTCAAAAAAAGCCGTTGTTAGTGTATCAAGAAAGGATTTAAAGCCTGATTGGAAGATAATAGCGCTGATCTTTAAACTAGGATTACCTAATGCACTCGGTATGTCTATTACCTCTGCAGGCTTTGCTGTGATTATGAAGTATGTTGCTATGTTTGGACCGGCTGTTATAAGTGCTTATGGAATTGGCAACAGAATTATAAATCTTGTTTCAATGGTATCCTTTGGGTTAGCTGGGGCAGTCTCTACGATGGTTGGACAATTTGTGGGGGCAAGAAGATTCCAAGATGCTGAAAAGACAGTTAAAACGGCGTTTTTATGGAATGTTGTTATCATCGGTATATTATCCACGATTACGTTTATTTATGGTAAACAAGTCACAAGATTTTTTATCAATGACTCGGAAGTTATTACTATGGGTGAGATATTTTTCAAGTATATATCTTTTTCCATGCCGATATTCACTGCATACATGATTTATAATAATGCACTCATAGGAGCCGGTAAGACATTTTTGACCATGATAGGAGATGTACTCAGACTTTGGGGAATTAGAATACCAATAATCGCCTTTCTTTCTATGACGCTTGGTTTTAAAGGGGTATTTATAGGAATGATCATAAGTAATCTCATTGTTTTTTTGATAACCTATCTGTTTTTCAAACTCTCTAATTGGAGAAAAGTTGTGGTATAATGAGTGTTGACTTAATAACTCTGATTGGTAGTTAATCAAATTTGAAATTGTTCTAGATAGCGTGTAAAAATTTTATTGTTTTTGGATTTATAATTCCGCACATAGGAGGTTTATCTATGCGGATCTTATTTATGGGGACTCCAGAATTTGCCGCTGAATATTTACGTTATCTCTTAGTAAACAAGTTTAACGTAGTAGCGGTTATTTCACAAAAAGACAAACCAAGGGGTAGAGGGCTAAAATTATTACCAACACCTGTTAAAGAAGTGGCTTTGCAATATCATATCCCTGTTTTTCAACCGGCGAATTTGAATAAAGAAGGTTTAGAGATAATAAATGAATATAAACCAGATATAGGTATTGTAGTTGCTTATGGAAGGCTTATAAAAAGCCCTTTTCTTGACACAATTCCACTGTACAATGTACATACTTCCCTCCTCCCAAAGTACCGAGGACCCGCACCTATGCAGAGAGCTATCGAGAACGGTGACAGAGTAACAGGAGTTACTATATTTAAAATAAACGAAGGAATGGACGAAGGAGATATTGCTTTGCAGGAAGAATTTGAAATCGGAGATTGTGAGACCTTTGGGGATCTATACAAGAGATTCATAGATATTGGTACCAAGCTTCTTGGGAGATTTTTGAATTCTTATCCAGTTGCACTTAGACCTCAAGAACACTCAAAAGCTACATATGCACCAAAAATAGAAAAGGAAGATCTATACATTGATTTTTCAAAAACAGCTTGCGATGTCAGAAATAAGATACGCGCTTACGATCCATCCCCAGGTGCTAGGTGCATTTTAAACAATGTTGAAGTTAAATTATTTGGAGCCTGTAAAACAGAAAGCACGTCGGAACATATATTAGAAGATGAAGAGCCAGGAACAATTGTAAGGATTGATAAATCAACAGAAGAAGGGGTACTAAGAGCTAAGGATGGTTATGTACATGTGAAATACATACAGTTTCCTGGAAAAAATAAAATCACTTTCTATGCGGCGAAAAATGGTGGGGTTGTAAAAGAAGGAATGTGTTTTTTAAGTCAGGTTTTTGGAGAATAAAAAAATCCCCGCGTTTGCGGGGATAATGTTTTAATAGGGGGTGGGGAGGGGGAGAACTTTTTATTTTTTACCTGCTGTTGTTCATTCTAAAGTAATCAAGATTTTCGTCATGCTCTATCTTTTTGTATCTGTGCAATGCACTTTCGTACATGCGATTTATGATGGCTTTTAAATCACTACTTTTTCCTAGATCATCTATTAATTTTTGAAGTTCTCCGGTAAATTCAAATTTGAACTCTTTGTCTTCGAATTTTATGTACTCCACTAATGACAAAGAAACTTCTGGAACTATCCTTTTCAAAAGCTTTATCAAAAATTCTGAAAACACATCACGAACATCGCTTTTACGTTTTGCATCGGAAAGTTTTTCTCTGTACTCATTTTCAAGTTCACGTTCGTATTTTACGTAACTCACCATCTTTTCAGCTCTTTCCATACAATCCCCCCTTATGGTGAAGGTCAGTAACAAGTTATAATTCGTTCCATAGCTATGCATACATTTAGACATCTATAGTTTCTATTTCGTTTGATCTTTTTCTTCTCTGTTTGATTTGCGCGATCTTCCAAGGATGTAACCGTACCATGAGGCACCTATTCCAATTAACACAAGACTTACAAGTTGGGCTGCCCTCATTCCACCAGCCATCAAGCTGTCAAGTCTTAACGATTCTATCAAGAACCTTCCCAAGGAATACAGAATTAAATATAGCGCCGTTGTTTCTCCGTATTCTCGTTTCTTTTTCTCGGCAAAGAAATACAAAAACACGAAGATTGATAGATCCCATAAACTTTCATACAAAAATGTAGGATGAAAAAACTCTGCCGTATCAAATCCAGGAATTCTTTTTTCCGGTGGTATATACATCCTCCATGGTAAATTTGTTGGTCTTCCGTATGCTTCATAATTAAAGAAATTTCCCCACCTACCAATTGCTTGCCCTAGTGGTAAGACAGAAGTAAACAAGTCTGTTGCATGAAAAAATGTAAAATATTTCTTTATCTTCGAATAGATAAATATCATTAACAACACACCAAATATTGCACCATGAATTGCCAATCCACCATGCCATATTTTCCAGATTTCTGATGGATATTTTGAATAATATGACCAGTTAAAGGCAACGTAATAAGCTCTTGCACCTATAATACCGGATATGATACCCCAAAATAACCCCTCATCAAGGTCTTCATCTTTAATAGGATAGTTTTTTAATCTCCTTTTTGCCAACACATAGGATGTCAATATTCCTGTAGCAATACATAAACTGTACCACCTTAACTGAAATTTACCTACTTGGAATATATATTCTCTAAGTATAACTCTACCAGAAAAGACCTCACGTAAAAAGAAAAATAACCCTATAGCGATGGCTATAGAGATGATAATTGAAAATGTTACAATTTTGCTTTTCACTTTAAATTCCTCCTTTGCCCATTTACAAATTTTCTTTTTGCCTTCTTCTCAAATCCTTCTCCCAAAGCTGTTGATAGATATAACTCACCTTTGAAAGTCTTTCTTTGATAGAATCATCAAAAGGAACATACCGCCAAAAAATCTCACGAATTGGTTTTTCCAATTTTTGTATACCTTGTACTTCCTTTGTTGCCCAAAGCACGTAATCTTTAACGAAATATTCAGCGGGATTACCTTTAAGCTTGTTGTTCTCAAGATATCTGTAATACTCACCTGTTAATCCTTCTTCCATCCATCGTCCAAAAGACAATTCTTTTTCAAGTTTCCAACGATATTCACCAAACGCCTGATAGAATGGATCTTCACCCTTTCTTGAGAATATGGGTATTACAATTCTTCCTCTACCGTATATATTGGTACCTTCAATTGGTTCCCAACAAAAACCATTTTCTCCGTATCCTGGTAGAAGAATCACGTACGGTGGTAAAAAGACCTCCGTCCCACGTATACTTCTATTGAATACAGTTGGATCAATTTTTTTTAGTTTTTCCAAAAGGTTCTTTACAAATTGTTTTGAAAGTATTTTGTTTGTTTCCTTCAAATAACTCGACGTTAAGGCTGGATATTGAATTCCTACCTTTCCAACTATTTTCTTAACCATTTGTTTTATGACAAGATGTTCGGTAAATTGTTTTTCTACTGATTTTTTCGGAGAAACTGACTTTTGCTGTTCACTGACTTTATCAACTGTTTCCTTTAGGTTTTTGATATCACTATCGATCTTTTTTAACTTTCCTATGGACCTTATTATTTCGTCGAAAATAGCATACACTCCTTTTGAGTACGGTCCTTTACCTTGTACACCTTTAACAAGATCTTTCAGTCTTTCTTCCTCCACCGTCCTTTCAAACAATTTTCTTTCATATTCTTTTTCTATCCAAGTAACGTCAAAAAAGCGTTCCTGTTTTGCTTCTTGTATTACATCTTCAAAAGTCGAAGGGAGTATTTTACCCTTCTTTACATTTATTATCCACTCGTCTGCATAGAAAATCACATCATCTTCTTCAGACCTCAAGACCTCCTTTATACGTTCAATATCTTCTTTTGTCATATATCTAGGATCAACAATCCCAGCCCTTATAAAAAATCTTTGTTCCAGCGGACTGTTATCATCGAGTAACTCGGCAATGCTTAGGTACAAATCCCAGAAGGTCTCCGAAAAGCTGTCTTTATTCTCATTAAAATTTTCTTCTTGAAGTCTTTTTCTTTTGAAAAATTCCTCTTTCAAACCCTCATCCACACCTTGGAACAACTTTTCAAAATATTCCAAGATATCACACCTTTCAACATGATAAATAGTTTAAAGC
This region includes:
- a CDS encoding flagellin, whose product is MRISNNVSMWAIRYLQNFQTQQGLQQQSIAQATIPFRQDISSSVIGERIRSQINGYREAMVSTYNAIGVMNVAEGGIQSITTNLQRMRELAVQASNSTLSENERAALQREFSELSQGINKVVQQTTYNNRQVLGGDIRNMEVQLGPNQGQKMTVTLPSMDIRSLGLENVNINSTENAQNALKTLDQVISNVSNTRSYIGSTVNRLESAARNLSETMLNLTSSVSVLTGTDMARSIMDWVRNRLQIQATAGVISQSNVNSLNVLRLLG
- a CDS encoding 6-phosphofructokinase — protein: MRALYAQSGGVTSVINASAYGVIDEARKNGLEILVGINGVTGILKEKFLDATELDIEFLRYTPAGAFGSCRKKMKSDADIEKLFEILRKNDIKYFFYNGGNDSMDTAWRVQVEAQKRGYELKVVGVPKTIDNDLPHTDHCPGYGSAAKYIAIAMMEASLDLRSMYVDSTQVFVMEIMGRHAGWLAAAAGLGWINGIGADVILLPEKPFNKDEFLGAVEKVISQKGYCSIAVAEGLKYPDGFFVSDMGYTDSFGNRQLGGVGFTIAGMVRSELGLKTHVAIPDYLQRSGRHIASAVDLHEAEMCGRMAVKYALEDNYGVMVTMERVSNSPYQIKYGSVPLNLVAEQTRELSKDFYDGYMITDKFFSYALPLIEGEVYPPFKNGLPEYRIL
- a CDS encoding MATE family efflux transporter, translating into MARVDVLNERIEYSIFHLAWPLVISNAFQTLYNIVDSYFLGKLGSVQFSASTITWPVIFTFISLAIGFSNAGIAIVAQNYGKRDIDAVRKSIGQLYIVTIAIGVLSTVLGIASASFIVKTIAGSKSYSVIPYAKAYYIVDMLGLPLVFIINATTSTMRAVGDSQFGMRITLYMNLLNILFDPILIFGIGPFPKLGVEGAAWATNIGRFVAALISIYHVVSKKAVVSVSRKDLKPDWKIIALIFKLGLPNALGMSITSAGFAVIMKYVAMFGPAVISAYGIGNRIINLVSMVSFGLAGAVSTMVGQFVGARRFQDAEKTVKTAFLWNVVIIGILSTITFIYGKQVTRFFINDSEVITMGEIFFKYISFSMPIFTAYMIYNNALIGAGKTFLTMIGDVLRLWGIRIPIIAFLSMTLGFKGVFIGMIISNLIVFLITYLFFKLSNWRKVVV
- the fmt gene encoding methionyl-tRNA formyltransferase, which codes for MRILFMGTPEFAAEYLRYLLVNKFNVVAVISQKDKPRGRGLKLLPTPVKEVALQYHIPVFQPANLNKEGLEIINEYKPDIGIVVAYGRLIKSPFLDTIPLYNVHTSLLPKYRGPAPMQRAIENGDRVTGVTIFKINEGMDEGDIALQEEFEIGDCETFGDLYKRFIDIGTKLLGRFLNSYPVALRPQEHSKATYAPKIEKEDLYIDFSKTACDVRNKIRAYDPSPGARCILNNVEVKLFGACKTESTSEHILEDEEPGTIVRIDKSTEEGVLRAKDGYVHVKYIQFPGKNKITFYAAKNGGVVKEGMCFLSQVFGE
- the lgt gene encoding prolipoprotein diacylglyceryl transferase — translated: MKSKIVTFSIIISIAIAIGLFFFLREVFSGRVILREYIFQVGKFQLRWYSLCIATGILTSYVLAKRRLKNYPIKDEDLDEGLFWGIISGIIGARAYYVAFNWSYYSKYPSEIWKIWHGGLAIHGAIFGVLLMIFIYSKIKKYFTFFHATDLFTSVLPLGQAIGRWGNFFNYEAYGRPTNLPWRMYIPPEKRIPGFDTAEFFHPTFLYESLWDLSIFVFLYFFAEKKKREYGETTALYLILYSLGRFLIESLRLDSLMAGGMRAAQLVSLVLIGIGASWYGYILGRSRKSNREEKDQTK